A single region of the Lycium barbarum isolate Lr01 chromosome 2, ASM1917538v2, whole genome shotgun sequence genome encodes:
- the LOC132628078 gene encoding coatomer subunit alpha-1-like, giving the protein MLTKFETKSNRVKGLSFHSKRPWILASLHSGVIQLWDYRMGTLIDRFDEHDGPVRGVHFHKSQPLFVSGGDDYKIKVWNYKLHRCLFTLLGHLDYIRTVQFHHEYPWIVSASDDQTIRIWNWQSRTCISVLTGHNHYVMCALFHPKEDLVVSASLDQTVRVWDIGALRKKTVSPADDILRLSQMNTDFFGGVDAVVKYVLEGHDRGVNWASFHPTLPLIVSGADDRQVKIWRMNDTKAWEVDTLRGHMNNVSCVLFHARQDIIVSNSEDKSIRVWDATKRTGLQTFRREHDRFWILAAHPEMNLLAAGHDSGMIVFKLERERPAFSVSGDSLFYVKDRFLRVYEYSTQKENQLIPIRRPGSNSMNQGPRTLSYSPTENAILICSDVDGGSYELYIIPKDSYGRGDTVQDAKRGSGGSAVFVARNRFAVLEKSTNQVLVKNLKNEIVKKSPLPTVTDAIFYAGTGNLLCRAEDRVVIFDLQQRIVLGELQTPFIRYVVWSSDMESVALLSKHSIVIADKKLVHRCTLHETIRVKSGAWDDNGVFIYTTLTHIKYCLPNGDSGIIKTLDVPVYISKIYGNTIFCLDRDGKNRPIIIDSTEYIFKLALLRKRYDQVMSMIRNSELCGQAMIAYLQQKGFPEVALHFVKDELTRFNLALESGNIEIALESAKKLDEKDHWYRLGVEALRQGNAGIVEYAYQKTKNFERLSFLYLITGNLDKLSKMMKIAEVKNEVMGQFHDALYLGDVRERVKILENAGHLPLAYVTANVHGLKDTAERLAEELGGNVPSLPKEKKASLLQPPTPILGGGDWPLLMVTKGIFEGGLDATARGGHEEYEEAADADWGESLDIGEVENLQNGDISMVLEDEEGKEENDEEGGWDLEDLDLPPDTDTPKAASNARSSVFVTPTPGMPVSQIWVQKSSLAAEHAAAGNFDTAMRLLSRQLGIKNFSPLKQLFADLHMGSHTHLRAFSSAPVISLAIERGWSESASPNVRGPPALIFNFGQLEEKIKAAYRATTAGKFSDALRLFLSILHTIPLIVVESRRDVDEIKELIIIVKEYVLGLQMEVKRKELKDDPVRQQELAAYFTHCNLQLPHLRLALQNAMTICFKAGNNSSAANFARRVLETNPTNESLAKKARQVLQAAEKNMKDATQLNYDFRNPFVVCGATYVPIYRGQKDVTCPYCGTHFVPSQQGQLCTVCDLAVVGADASGLLCSPSQVR; this is encoded by the exons ATGTTGACAAAGTTTGAAACGAAGAGTAATAGAGTGAAAGGACTGAGTTTTCATAGCAAAAGACCATGGATCTTAGCTAGTCTTCATAGCGGTGTCATTCAGTTATGGGATTATCGTATGGGAACACTTATTGATCGATTTGATGAGCACGATGGACCCGTTCGTGGTGTTCATTTTCACAAGTCTCAGCCTCTTTTTGTATCTGGAG GTGATGACTACAAGATAAAGGTCTGGAATTATAAGCTGCATCGGTGCTTATTTACTCTGCTTGGACATCTTGATTATATTCGCACTGTCCAATTTCATCATGAATATCCCTGGATTGTCAGTGCAAGTGATGATCAGACAATCAGGATATGGAACTGGCAGTCTCGCACTTGTATTTCTGTCTTGACTGGGCACAACCATTATGTGATGTGTGCCTTATTTCATCCCAAAGAGGACTTGGTTGTCTCTGCATCTTTGGATCAGACTGTTCGGGTCTGGGATATTGGTGCCCTAAGGAAGAAAACTGTTTCTCCTGCTGATGACATCTTGCGCTTGAGCCAGATGAATACAGACTTCTTTGGTGGAGTAGATGCTGTTGTGAAGTACGTCTTGGAGGGTCATGATCGAGGTGTTAACTGGGCTTCATTTCATCCTACACTGCCCCTAATTGTGTCTGGTGCGGATGATCGCCAGGTGAAAATCTGGCGGATGAATG ATACAAAGGCTTGGGAGGTGGACACATTGAGAGGCCATATGAACAATGTATCTTGTGTTTTGTTCCATGCAAGGCAAGATATTATTGTTTCAAATTCAGAGGATAAGAGCATTCGAGTATGGGATGCTACAAAAAGGACTGGTCTTCAGACTTTCCGCAGAGAGCATGACAGATTCTGGATCCTTGCAGCTCATCCTGAGATGAATCTTCTAGCAGCTGGTCATGACAGTGGGATGATAGTGTTCAAGTTGGAGAGAGAACGCCCAGCTTTTTCTGTGAGCGGTGATTCTTTGTTTTATGTGAAGGATCGTTTTCTCCGTGTGTATGAGTATTCAACTCAGAAGGAGAATCAGTTGATACCAATTAGAAGGCCTGGTTCAAACAGTATGAACCAAGGTCCACGAACGCTTTCTTACAGTCCTACCGAGAATGCTATTTTGATCTGTTCGGATGTGGATGGGGGCTCCTATGAACTATACATTATACCTAAAGACAGTTATGGTAGGGGTGATACTGTTCAAGATGCAAAAAGGGGAAGTGGAGGGTCAGCAGTTTTTGTTGCTCGGAACAGGTTTGCAGTGCTTGAGAAGAGCACTAATCAAGTCCTGGTCAAAAATCtgaaaaatgaaattgttaagaaAAGCCCTCTTCCTACTGTTACTGATGCAATATTTTATGCCGGCACAGGAAACTTACTGTGCCGGGCTGAGGACAGAGTTGTTATCTTTGATCTGCAGCAGAGAATTGTTCTAGGAGAGCTGCAGACTCCTTTCATCCGGTACGTCGTGTGGTCATCTGACATGGAAAGTGTCGCTTTGCTTAGCAAGCATTCCATAGTAATAGCTGATAAGAAGCTTGTGCACCGTTGCACTCTTCACGAGACAATTCGTGTCAAGAGTGGTGCCTGGGACGACAATGGGGTCTTCATTTATACAACACTTACCCACATCAAGTACTGCCTTCCCAATGGCGATAGTGGAATCATCAAAACCTTAGATGTCCCAGTCTACATTTCTAAGATATATGGGAACACCATCTTTTGCTTGGATCGAGATGGGAAAAACCGTCCTATTATTATTGATTCAACTGAATATATCTTCAAGCTGGCCCTGCTTAGAAAGAGATATGACCAGGTTATGAGTATGATAAGAAACTCCGAGCTTTGTGGTCAAGCCATGATTGCCTATTTGCAGCAGAAGGGTTTCCCTGAGGTTGCTCTTCATTTTGTCAAGGATGAGCTTACTCGTTTCAACTTAGCACTTGAAAGTGGCAACATTGAGATAGCTCTTGAATCTGCTAAGAAGCTTGATGAGAAAGATCATTGGTATAGGCTTGGGGTGGAGGCCCTTCGGCAGGGTAATGCAGGTATTGTTGAATATGCCTACCAGAAGACGAAGAACTTTGAGAGGCTCTCTTTCCTTTATCTAATAACAGGAAACCTGGATAAGTTATCAAAAATGATGAAAATTGCTGAGGTGAAAAATGAAGTTATGGGTCAATTCCACGACGCCTTGTACCTTGGTGATGTTCGTGAGCGTGTTAAGATTTTGGAGAATGCTGGTCATCTTCCCCTTGCATATGTCACTGCTAATGTCCACGGGCTCAAGGATACTGCTGAGCGTCTTGCAGAAGAACTGGGTGGTAATGTTCCATCACTGCCAAAGGAGAAGAAAGCATCTCTCTTGCAGCCCCCAACTCCCATTTTGGGTGGGGGAGACTGGCCTCTACTGATGGTCACAAAAGGGATATTTGAAGGTGGTTTGGATGCTACAGCCAGGGGTGGACATGAGGAGTATGAAGAGGCTGCAGATGCTGATTGGGGTGAGTCACTAGATATTGGTGAGGTGGAAAATCTGCAGAATGGGGATATCAGTATGGTGCTGGAGGAtgaagaaggaaaagaagaaaatgacGAGGAAGGAGGATGGGATCTTGAGGATTTGGATCTGCCACCTGATACTGACACACCAAAGGCTGCTTCCAATGCTCGCTCTTCTGTTTTTGTTACCCCAACCCCTGGCATGCCTGTCAGCCAGATTTGGGTCCAAAAATCATCtcttgctgcggaacatgcagctgCTGGCAATTTCGATACTGCTATGCGGTTGCTGAGCCGGCAATTAGGGATTAAGAACTTCTCTCCTTTAAAGCAATTGTTCGCTGATCTTCATATGGGAAGCCACACACATCTGCGTGCCTTCTCCTCAGCACCAGTTATCTCTTTGGCAATTGAGAGAGGTTGGAGTGAGTCAGCTAGCCCCAATGTGCGGGGTCCACCTGCCCTTATCTTCAATTTTGGTCAGCTGGAAGAAAAAATTAAAGCTGCTTATAGGGCCACAACTGCCGGGAAATTCTCTGATGCCCTTAGATTATTCCTTAGCATTCTTCACACCATTCCCCTGATTGTGGTTGAGTCAAGACGAGATGTGGATGAGATCAAGGAATTGATTATCATAGTGAAGGAGTACGTTTTAGGTTTGCAGATGGAGGTTAAGAGGAAGGAATTGAAAGATGACCCTGTTCGTCAGCAGGAGTTGGCTGCCTACTTCACACACTGTAATCTGCAGCTTCCACACTTGAGACTCGCGTTGCAGAATGCTATGACTATTTGCTTTAAGGCAGGCAATAATAGCTCAGCTGCCAACTTTGCTAGGAGGGTGTTGGAGACAAATCCAACGAATGAAAGCCTAGCCAAAAAAGCTCGCCAGGTTCTTCAAGCAGCTGAGAAAAATATGAAAGATGCTACACAGTTGAATTATGACTTCAGAAATCCTTTTGTGGTCTGTGGAGCAACATATGTCCCGATATACAGAGGCCAGAAGGACGTCACTTGCCCTTATTGTGGTACTCATTTTGTTCCATCCCAGCAAGGACAGCTTTGTACTGTTTGTGATCTTGCAGTTGTAGGAGCAGATGCGTCTGGCTTACTTTGCTCACCTTCACAAGTCAGATAA
- the LOC132628079 gene encoding S-type anion channel SLAH1-like: MSMRITPVLDDIPTPNTDTENQNTIPDIDILIDDCPSPHPSSSSSEKREGYGLLAFIGLRFVSSMLTRIHAGYFRISLSLCWEALLWKTLLDPTNNEMKFLHRVPQMIYRPVLIFLWSFSLLILVLLSLLYLLKCVFRFNLVKGEFLHPVGVNYLFAPWISWLILLESYPFIAPKHVAYKALWWVFAVPVIILDVKIYGQWFTKGKRFLTAVANPTSHLSVIGNLVGARAAAKMGWQEVSVCLFSLGMVHYLVLFVTLYQRLSGSDRLPAMLRPVFFLFSAAPSMASLAWASITGRFDTASKMFFFLSLFLFMSLICRPALFKKSMRKFNVAWWAYSYPVTLLALASTRYAKEVKGKVPHTIMLTLSSLSVLVIIALLLSTALYSNMLLPDDDPSLTPKLPKHSSKYSDQRRIQNFK; encoded by the exons ATGTCGATGAGAATCACCCCAGTATTAGATGATATTCCAACACCTAATACAGATACTGAAAACCAAAATACTATACCAGATATCGATATTCTGATTGATGATTGTCCTTCTCCtcatccttcttcttcttcttcagaaaAGCGAGAAGGCTACGGTCTTCTCGCTTTCATTGGACTACGATTTGTTTCCTCAATGCTAACGAGGATTCATGCAGGCTATTTCAGAATAAGCCTATCTCTCTGTTGGGAAGCTTTATTATGGAAAACACTTCTCGACCCAACTAATAACGAAATGAAATTCTTACATCGCGTGCCTCAAATGATCTACCGTCCCGTTCTAATTTTCCTATGGTCATTTTCCCTGTTGATTCTGGTTCTACTTTCTTTACTCTACCTCTTGAAATGCGTCTTTCGATTTAATTTAGTCAAGGGAGAGTTTCTACACCCTGTTGGTGTCAATTACCTTTTTGCCCCTTGGATTTCCTGGCTTATTCTGCTTGAATCCTACCCCTTTATAGCCCCAAAACACGTTGCTTACAAAGCTCTTTGGTGGGTTTTTGCGGTTCCGGTTATAATTTTGGATGTGAAAATTTATGGACAATGGTTCACCAAGGGGAAACGCTTTCTAACAGCCGTGGCTAACCCGACGAGCCATTTATCGGTCATAGGGAACTTAGTCGGGGCTCGAGCCGCCGCTAAAATGGGCTGGCAAGAGGTTTCAGTTTGCCTGTTTTCATTGGGGATGGTTCATTATTTGGTCCTTTTTGTTACGTTGTATCAGAGATTATCGGGAAGTGACCGGCTACCGGCTATGTTGAGGCCGGTTTTCTTCTTGTTCTCTGCAGCTCCGAGTATGGCTAGCTTGGCTTGGGCATCAATTACTGGAAGATTCGATACTGCTTCAAAGATGTTCTTCTTTCTCTCGTTGTTCCTCTTCATGTCACTG ATATGCAGGCCAGCTCTCTTCAAGAAATCAATGAGAAAATTCAACGTGGCATGGTGGGCATATTCATATCCAGTAACACTACTAGCTTTGGCTTCCACAAGATATGCAAAAGAGGTCAAAGGAAAAGTGCCACACACCATAATGCTCACTCTATCATCTCTCTCAGTTTTGGTCATCATTGCCCTCTTGCTCTCCACTGCTCTCTACTCCAACATGCTATTACCTGATGATGATCCTTCTCTCACACCCAAGCTACCCAAGCATTCTTCAAAATACTCTGATCAGAGGCGTATTCAgaattttaaataa
- the LOC132629147 gene encoding uncharacterized protein LOC132629147: MDLPSYSEEYSDGVQRFLDFAYSDGDPQGEEIQCPCAKCCNIPWCRRGVVYNHLICYGFVKGYSRWINHGEWDFPMEVDDEVNLYDDIDGLLNDQFRDVTQAEGCLHGWSNASFTSLLELLKEAIPELNIRLSYNKAKSMVKDLGLDYKKIDVCPNDCMLFRNEHKGDENCHVCGASRYIEYPEVDSELQSSKRSYHVAAKTLRHFPLIPRLKRLFMCSKTADKLRWHDEERSKDGKLRHPADGQAWKDFDSLHPDFAKDSRNLRLGLASDGFNPFRTMSISHSTWPVVLIVYNFPPWMSMKQEYCMLSLLIFGPRSPGNDIDIYLQPLKEELKVLWELGVDTYDASRNQTFQTRAALTWIINDFPAYATLFGWSTKGKLACPCCNYGTNSCYLKHSRKMCYMYHRVFLPMDHPWRSNKRSFNGKTEFRPLPQLLKGTDVFNMLQNVENVFGKKQKKSNVSPWKKRSIFFELPYWQHNSLRPNLDVMHIEKNMIDNIIGTLLDISGKTKDHENACYDLKEMGIRKNLRPKDTKDGKKIKLAQACYCMTKGERSTFCGVLKNAKLPDGSASNISRCVQPAE; this comes from the exons ATGGATTTACCAAGCTATAGCGAAGAGTATAGTGACGGTGTTCAACGTTTTTTGGACTTCGCTTATTCTGATGGAGATCCTCAAGGTGAAGAAATTCAATGTCCATGTGCAAAGTGTTGTAACATCCCTTGGTGTCGAAGAGGTGTAGTATATAATCATCTAATATGCTACGGTTTTGTTAAAGGTTACTCAAGATGGATTAACCATGGGGAATGGGACTTTCCAATGGAAGTTGATGATGAAGTTAACTTATATGATGACATCGATGGGTTGTTGAATGATCAATTTAGAGATGTTACACAAGCTGAAGGA TGTCTACATGGATGGAGTAATGCATCCTTTACTTCCCtcttggagttgttgaaagaggCCATCCCTGAGTTGAACATTCGTTTATCCTATAATAAAGCCAAGTCTATGGTAAAGGATCTAGGTCTTGATTATAAAAAAATTGATGTATGTCCCAATGACTGCATGCTGTTTAGGAATGAACATAAAGGTGATGAAAATTGTCACGTTTGTGGAGCTTCACGATATATTGAATATCCTGAAGTAGATAGCGAGCTTCAGTCTTCTAAAAGATCTTATCATGTTGCTGCTAAAACTTTGAGACACTTTCCATTAATTCCTAGACTCAAAAGGCTATTTATGTGCTCAAAGACAGCGGATAAATTAAGGTGGCATGACGAGGAGCGGTCCAAAGATGGAAAGTTAAGGCACCCTGCTGATGGCCAAGCATGGAAAGACTTTGATAGCCTTCATCCAGATTTTGCAAAAGATTCTCGCAATCTGAGACTTGGCTTGGCAAGTGACGGATTCAATCCATTTCGGACCATGAGCATATCTCATAGTACATGGCCAGTTGTCTTAATTGTGTATAATTTTCCTCCTTGGATGTCCATGAAACAAGAATATTGCATGCTTTCTTTGCTTATATTTGGTCCGCGATCTCCTGGAAATGACATTGACATTTATTTGCAGCCATTAAAAGAAGAGTTGAAGGTATTGTGGGAGTTAGGGGTAGACACATATGATGCTTCGAGAAATCAAACCTTTCAAACGCGAGCAGCTCTTACGTGGATAATTAATGACTTCCCTGCATATGCTACGTTATTCGGGTGGAGTACAAAAGGAAAATTGGCTTGTCCTTGTTGTAATTATGGAACTAATTCTTGCTATCTGAAACATAGCCGGAAAATGTGTTACATGTACCATCGTGTTTTTCTACCCATGGATCATCCATGGAGATCTAACAAAAGGTCTTTCAATGGAAAAACAGAATTTAGGCCTCTTCCACAATTGTTAAAGGGAACCGATGTGTTTAATATGTTACAGAATGTTGAAAATGTGTTTGGGAAGAAGCAAAAGAAATCAAATGTCAGTCCATGGAAAAAAAGGTCAATTTTTTTTGAATTACCTTATTGGCAACACAACTCGCTTCGCCCCAACCTTGATGTAATGCATATTGAGAAGAACATGATTGATAACATAATAGGAACACTTTTGGATATATCTGGCAAGACGAAGGATCATGAAAATGCTTGTTATGACCTCAAAGAGATGGGCATTAGGAAAAACCTTCGACCAAAAGATACAAAGGATGGCAAGAAAATAAAGCTTGCACAAGCATGCTACTGTATGACTAAGGGAGAAAGATCTACTTTTTGTGGTGTTTTAAAGAATGCAAAGCTACCTGATGGTAGTGCTTCCAATATTTCCCGATGTGTGCAACCAGCCGAATGA